A region from the Falco peregrinus isolate bFalPer1 chromosome 19, bFalPer1.pri, whole genome shotgun sequence genome encodes:
- the LOC101916761 gene encoding ammonium transporter Rh type B, with translation MAEHTAASRLRLSGLCFLLQILTIILFAIFVRYSPESSPSLCSQQLNCSWRNQDSGFQHPRFRNVHLQVLLGFGLLVAFLGRYGPGSVAISILIVAFAIQWAVLIQGFFSFFLNGKIYVGAQSMVSADFCTAAVLISTGAVLGRVNPAQLLLLTLLGVTLFTLNEYILLSLMGVSDSGGSLTVHTFGAYFGLMVSRILHQPHTAKRKEQQDTGHQPDIFAVIGTIYLWIFWPSFTSATTIRDNPEPWAVLNTYFSLAASTLATFVLSPVLYEESTLWAVQIQDAALAGAAVMGMAGEMLVTPFGALSAGFLAGLIAPLGFRFLTPVLCSRLKIQDTCGVHNVHGLPGILGALLGTLLAALATADAYGGRLELVFPLVAQGSRTPRGQALCQLCALPITLLLATLGGCLTGAVLKMKGLRSPPDTPCLENTVLWQVPEEGCDPRASEKEPGTSTLV, from the exons ATGGCTGAGCACACTGCTGCCTCAAGGCTCCGGCTCTCCGggctgtgcttcctcctccaAATCCTCACCATCATCCTCTTTGCCATCTTTGTCCGGTACAGCCCAgagagcagccccagcctctgctcccagcagctgaacTGCAGTTGGAGAAACCAGGACTCGGGTTTTCAGCACCCTC GTTTCCGGAATGTCCACCTCCAAGTTCTCCTTGGCTTTGGGCTCCTGGTGGCCTTCCTTGGCCGCTACGGGCCAGGCAGCGTGGCCATCAGCATCCTTATCGTGGCCTTCGCCATCCAGTGGGCTGTACTGATCCAgggctttttctccttcttcctgaATGGCAAAATTTACGTGGGAGCTCAGAG catGGTCAGCGCCGACTTCTGCACCGCGGCCGTGCTGATCTCCACCGGAGCTGTTCTGGGCAGGGTAaaccctgcccagctgctgctgctgaccctGCTGGGAGTCACCCTCTTCACCCTCAATGAATACATCCTGCTCAGCCTCATGGGG GTAAGCGACAGCGGGGGCTCCTTGACCGTCCACACCTTCGGTGCTTATTTCGGCTTGATGGTTTCACGGATCCTGCACCAGCCCCATACGGCCAAGAGGAAAGAGCAGCAAGACACAGGCCACCAGCCAGATATCTTTGCTGTCATCG GAACCATCTACCTGTGGATCTTCTGGCCCAGTTTCACCTCAGCCACCACCATCCGTGACAATCCTGAGCCCTGGGCAGTGCTCAACACCTACTTCTCGCTGGCGGCGAGCACCCTGGCCACCTTTGTCCTCTCACCTGTCCTCTACGAGGAGAGCACCCTGTGGGCG GTTCAGATCCAGGATGCCGCCTTGGCTGGTGCGGCCGTGATGGGTATggctggggagatgctggtcACCCCCTTCGGGGCCCTCAGCGCGGGGTTTCTGGCCGGCTTGATCGCCCCACTTGGCTTCAGATTCCTCACG CCCGTCCTGTGCTCCAGGCTGAAAATCCAGGACACGTGTGGGGTTCACAACGTCCACGGGCTGCCAGGGATCCTGGGCGCCTTGCTGGGGACACTGCTGGCGGCACTGGCCACCGCAGATGCTTACGGTGGCAG gctggagctggtgtTCCCACTGgtggcccagggcagccggACACCCCGCGGCCAGGCGCTCTGCCAGCTCTGCGCCCTGCCCATCACCCTGCTGCTCGCCACGCTCGGGGGCTGCCTCACGG GAGCCGTCCTGAAAATGAAGGGGCTGAGATCTCCCCCGGACACGCCGTGCCTGGAAAATACGGTCCTCTGGCAG GTGCCCGAGGAAGGATGTGACCCCAGGGCAAGCGAAAAGGAACCAGGCACCAGCACCTTGGTCTAA
- the HAPLN2 gene encoding hyaluronan and proteoglycan link protein 2: MHRLLLLSSLWLLVALPASSIFQRPTGSPAPSHLQYLLEPLHTTVHTQRGATATLPCVLRALPRNYRVKWSKVEPANYRENIIIITNGLYHKNYGPLSPRVHLRHSHRYDASLTITDVTLEDEGRYRCQLVNGLEDESISLTLHLEGIVFPYQPSNGRYKFNYHEAKRACEQQDSRLATYQQLYKAWTEGLDWCNAGWILDGTVHYPIINSREPCGGRLLLPGVRTYGARDKQKDRFDAFCFTSALQGQVYFIRGHLNFKEAGQACRNHGAAIAKVGQLYSAWKFSQLDRCDGGWLADGSVRYPITTPRERCGGLPDPGVRSFGFPSKELRTYGTYCFVGK, encoded by the exons ATGCACCGGCTTCTCCTGCTCAGTTCCCTCTGGCTCTTGGTGGCACTCCCAGCATCAAGCATCTTTCAGCGGCCGACGGGGAGCCCAG ccccctcccaccTGCAATACCTGCTGGAGCCCCTCCACACCACGGTGCACACGCAGCGGGGTGCCACGGCCACCCTGCCCTGTGTCCTGCGCGCCCTGCCCCGCAACTACCGGGTGAAGTGGAGCAAGGTGGAACCAGCCAACTACCGGGAgaacatcatcatcatcaccaaCGGGCTGTACCACAAGAACTACGGGCCACTGAGCCCACGGGTGCACCTGCGGCACAGCCACCGCTACGACGCCTCGCTCACCATCACTGATGTAACTCTGGAGGACGAGGGACGCTACCGCTGCCAGCTCGTCAACGGGCTGGAGGATGAGAGCATCTCACTCACACTGCACCTCGAAG GCATCGTCTTCCCCTACCAGCCCAGCAACGGGCGCTACAAATTCAACTACCACGAAGCCAAGCGagcctgtgagcagcaggactCCCGCCTCGCCACCTACCAGCAGCTCTACAAAG CCTGGACAGAGGGTCTGGACTGGTGCAACGCCGGCTGGATCCTCGATGGGACTGTCCACTACCCCATCATCAACTCACGGGAGCCATGCGGTGGCCGCCTCCTCCTGCCGGGTGTCCGGACCTATGGGGCCAGGGACAAGCAGAAGGACCGATTCGATGCTTTCTGCTTCACCTCTGCTCTTCAAG GCCAGGTCTACTTCATCCGGGGCCACCTAAACTTCAAGGAGGCTGGGCAAGCGTGCCGCAACCATGGGGCTGCCATCGCCAAAGTGGGGCAGCTCTACTCTGCCTGGAAGTTTTCCCAGCTGGATCGCTGTGATGGGGGGTGGCTGGCGGACGGCAGCGTGCGGTACCCCATCACCACCCCCCGTGAGCGCTGTGGGGGGCTGCCGGACCCCGGCGTCCGCAGCTTTGGCTTTCCCAGCAAGGAGCTGCGGACCTATGGTACCTACTGCTTCGTGGGGAAGTAG